The DNA window GTCTGTAAAAATTATACGAAAAGTTATATAAGACATCTTATAAATACAAAGGAAATAACAGGCCTTCGCCTTAATTCTTTTCACAATGTTTATTTTATGATTAAATTTATGGAAAAAATTAGAGAAAGCATAAAAAATAATAACTTTAAAAAATTCAAAAAGGAGTTTATAAATGAATGGAAGAGAGAGATGGAACAGGACTTTTAATTTTCAAAAAGTTGATAGAATATTTAATTGTGAATTTGGATGGTGGAATGAGACACTTTTAAGATGGCATAAAGAAGGATTACCAGAAGAAGTAAAAACAAATGGAGATGGAGATAAATTCTTTAAATTTGACCCTATCGGAGGAATACCTATAAATATGGGTTTAATGCCAAATTTTGAAGAAAAAATAATTGAAGAAACAGAAAGATACATAATAAAACAGGGAACAGATGGAGTTATAAGTAAAATATTTAAAAATGAAATTCAGACAATTCCCCATTATATAAAATTTCCTGTTGAAAATAAAAATGACTGGATTGATTTTAAAGAAAGATTAAAACCTGAAATTTCAAAAAGATATCCTGATGAAAAAACATGGGAAAATTTAAAAAAAGAATGGAAAAATAGAGATTATCCTCTTGGAATTGGTGTTGGTTCTTTATTTGGCTGGATAAGAAACTGGATGGGATTTGAAAACTGCCTTATTTCTATTTATGAACAACCTGACTTAATAGAAGAAATGATGGACCATATTGTTTATTTTGTTTTAACATTAATTGAAAAGGCACTTGAAGAAGTTAAAGATATTGATTTTGCTGCCTTTTGGGAAGATATGGCTTTCAAAACAGGACCAATGATTTCTCCAAAACATTTTTCTCAATTTATGGTTCCAAGATATAAAAAAATTACTGAAAGATTGAAAAAAGAAGGAATAAATGTTGTAATAGTTGATTGTGATGGAAATATAAATGAACTAGTATCTTTATGGCTTGAGGCAGGGGTAAATGTGATGTTTCCTCTTGAAATAAATAGTAATTCTGACCCTGTTGTTTTAAGAAAAAAATATGGGAATAAAGTTCTTTTGAAAGGTGGTTTTGATAAAAAGGCATTAATATATGGAAAAGAGGCAATTGATAAAGAATTTGAAAGAATAAAGGAAGTTGTTAATTCAGGAGGTTATATTCCACATGTTGACCACAGGGTTCCTGCTGATGTAAGTTATGGGAACTATATTTATTACTTAAAAAAGAAAAAAGAAGTTTTCAATATTTTTGATTGGGAAATAGAGGAGATACTGAAATGAAATGCGGATATGTAACAATACTCGGAAAGCCAAATACAGGAAAATCAACTTTACTTAATACTATTTTGAAACAGAAGGTCTCTATTGTCTCTCCTAAACCAGCAACTACAAGGATTAAAGTTATAGGAATTTATAATGATGAAAGAG is part of the bacterium genome and encodes:
- a CDS encoding uroporphyrinogen decarboxylase family protein; translated protein: MNGRERWNRTFNFQKVDRIFNCEFGWWNETLLRWHKEGLPEEVKTNGDGDKFFKFDPIGGIPINMGLMPNFEEKIIEETERYIIKQGTDGVISKIFKNEIQTIPHYIKFPVENKNDWIDFKERLKPEISKRYPDEKTWENLKKEWKNRDYPLGIGVGSLFGWIRNWMGFENCLISIYEQPDLIEEMMDHIVYFVLTLIEKALEEVKDIDFAAFWEDMAFKTGPMISPKHFSQFMVPRYKKITERLKKEGINVVIVDCDGNINELVSLWLEAGVNVMFPLEINSNSDPVVLRKKYGNKVLLKGGFDKKALIYGKEAIDKEFERIKEVVNSGGYIPHVDHRVPADVSYGNYIYYLKKKKEVFNIFDWEIEEILK